A portion of the Osmia lignaria lignaria isolate PbOS001 chromosome 15, iyOsmLign1, whole genome shotgun sequence genome contains these proteins:
- the skd gene encoding mediator complex subunit skuld isoform X2, translated as MTHPSHQTNGASLEDCHTNFFALTDLCGIKWRKLVWGEVAGGFGGTPLEDPVLSSFSRCLAGDILCVWRRVAATPATSGPATASATGAGIFDLGIAPSPAPSLSLTAAKELWIFWYGEEPDLSGLVSPELIACESEQGSWESGLSYECRSLLFKALHNLIERCLLSRDFVRLGKWFVQPYDGFEKHRCSSSHLSFSFAFFVHGESTVCASVDVRQHPAVRHLTRTCLQRTQTSQSGVKGNHVILAPYGLAGTLTGSVGRTDSQLLEEWKHFYPINGSNVEAGLPPLVEVLVGGVRMRYPSCYVLVTDMDDTPPDTPLSPPSSPASCEHPLLGQQELRAATELPERVWAECTLSSPISASKTESSTEPGTWTYIDPTQKSSCTCSKYTTPGGWKSLASSQVQRERVDKGGRRVVPFHRRSTTQWDACPSVPANAPRSVLNRTEAPSTPPGGPPSYSRGPPTGGDCLPVPSVGSPGSPAPSPLPTPHSEPASVPPAEPTMPTLSPQPPPSHPNTAPPLTPSQGPKSTSSACNNQVHSPAPGPTLKRPVLASRECEDIYLENEQSLPWLYDYSTQEAWLNHPVKRFKESNNSPVNVRSNTLYPPMNSQAPQSQTPKLEIKQEPNVGVGDCIGRRSDPYEFDATGEENGTNVDGLRRQREDPTKPGSLYTSEGLQASYKDLDQIFDNSDPDTSSDETNMNQPQVQTPPESNRSSGLHEETRVDANNRHNNRGVGVLRPEELSKMFPTPPSLEHNPVASPCPLSDPLMDQTELSVPQRPLRHLPDIYPNMGSPQEEPIDDWSYVFKPAAICKMVGSSKYAPLTNLPSQSLPPVTLPSHCVYRPSWQCNPTSNNTDKPLPPTRPGSVQQQPPPSPAPLGAPYRSATITGRPPPPPYDQPSPATSTTSSYLNKNLNSIEADTPGPARAPESNSLIVNILLGDTALNIFRDHNFDSCSLCVCNAGPKVVGNIKGADAGVYLTHSWSAGALYQDDDQIRCSCGFSAVVNRRLAHKAGLFYEDEMEITGIAEDPSEKKKTSLVAVACGGGKTSEGLDAIPPNVLELLREQCLIVQSSASSLYRASRIYAAMKSYPMLAPTVNTLEFNDGNEVSLAALDQGKIDGTHNERTNRVNGVHRWVFLRAKGPQCSGDIVRMMRALQPLLQDAVQKKCTTRMWEAPYTVAGPLTWRQFHRLAGRGTDDRCEPQPIPALVVGYDRDWLSLSPYALSYWEKLLLEPYAGPRDVAYVVVAPDSDCVVNKVKSFFRELSTTYEICRLGRHTPISKALRDGILRVGKSSMQKQTKQPIDDWFKLLGENQLGELLRLYAQVCNHRLAPYLTQVIQDRSLLDPGDSQAINKQQQQQQTIPVTDTMPATPDVMTTKPESVEGENPRSETPSSNTATNTNSNTGNTTPTSQTATIPTNTTSGPDEEEVEPPAVVVYLVEPFSLGGPEDPDRRRLAILALLRAYSAAVNSMPENIRSNINVQLISLESIMELGRARERRKIQDEMRALALNVFLQGRRLLNHNSTVKSLTGFGTAAAADLFLKSKDSCRNTVATIHQERNRAPYRLYAPAYVLAPLRAKSEAPESFGIAGPEECAVLYLSYCLSEDQSWLLAVATDDRGEIFETATINIDIPNRKRRKRASARRIGLQKLMDFILGVMSQGVQPWRLVVGRVGRIGHGELKGWSWLLSRKALLKASKHLKEICGQCSLLYPSAAPCVLSACLVSLEPDSTLRLMADQFTPDERFSQASVNCQLSTPQDVTCTHILVFPTSATTQSSQTAFQEQHINGPDLGDDELFSALNDDMPEGIEGMGDFNDIFSGVWPEAGAGGGQSPGGSPHRPEGSPLGGDGGGSGLGNHDGPGSPFPCSNTPRVAVAEQAEEVGTLLQQPLALGYLVSTAPTGRMPPWFWSACPHLEGVCPVFLKNALHLHSPAIQQNSDDLLQQQSALTAHPLDSQYTTDVLRYVLEGYNALSWLAVDANTKDRLSCLPVHVQALMQLYHAAAALV; from the exons ACGGACCTCTGCGGCATCAAATGGAGGAAGCTCGTGTGGGGCGAAGTAGCCGGCGGTTTCGGGGGAACCCCCCTCGAGGACCCGGTGCTCTCGAGCTTCTCGCGGTGCCTCGCGGGTGACATTCTCTGCGTGTGGCGGCGTGTCGCCGCTACGCCGGCTACCTCCGGCCCGGCAACCGCCTCGGCAACCGGAGCTGGTATCTTCGACCTGGGCATCGCACCCTCGCCCGCACCTTCCCTTTCCCTCACCGCCGCCAAGGAACTCTGGATCTTCTGGTACGGCGAGGAACCCGATCTTTCCGGTCTCGTGTCACCAGAACTCATTGCGTGtg AAAGTGAACAAGGTTCTTGGGAAAGCGGATTATCATACGAGTGCCGGTCACTTCTTTTCAAGGCTCTGCATAACTTGATAGAACGGTGCTTACTATCTCGTGATTTCGTTCGCTTAGGAAAGTGGTTCGTACAACCTTATGATGGATTCGAGAAACACCGTTGCAGTAG TAGTCACTTGTCGTTCTCGTTTGCATTCTTTGTTCACGGCGAGAGCACTGTATGCGCGAGTGTTGATGTCAGGCAGCACCCTGCCGTACGGCATCTCACGAGAACTTGTTTGCAACGCACCCAAACCTCCCAATCTGGCGTTAAAGGTAACCACG tGATTCTAGCTCCTTACGGACTAGCAGGCACGTTAACCGGTTCAGTGGGACGGACCGACAGTCAACTTCTCGAAGAATGGAAACACTTTTATCCGATCAATGGCAGTAACGTCGAGGCAGGACTACCGCCTCTGGTGGAAGTGCTAGTTGGCGGTGTTCGAATGCGTTATCCTTCTTGTTATGTCCTGGTCACAGATATGGACGACACTCCACCTGATACTCCTCTTTCTCCGCCAAGTAGCCCTGCTAGTTGCGAACACCCTCTCTTAGGTCAGCAGGAATTGCGAGCAGCTACCGAATTACCAGAACGTGTATGGGCAGAATGTACTTTGAGTTCGCCGATCTCTGCTTCCAAGACAGAATCTTCCACAGAGCCTGGAACCTGGACATACATCGATCCAACGCAAAAGTCTTCCTGTACCTGTTCCAA GTATACGACCCCCGGGGGTTGGAAGAGCCTGGCCTCCTCTCAGGTTCAGAGGGAGAGAGTAGATAAAGGTGGACGGAGGGTCGTACCGTTTCATCGACGCTCTACCACCCAGTGGGATGCTTGCCCCTCTGTCCCTGCTAATGCCCCCAG GTCTGTGTTGAACAGAACAGAAGCGCCAAGTACACCGCCGGGAGGGCCTCCTTCGTATTCGAGGGGACCACCAACAGGAGGAGATTGTCTACCAGTACCATCGGTTGGCTCGCCAGGTTCCCCAGCACCTTCGCCTCTTCCAACTCCACATTCCGAGCCAGCATCGGTTCCACCAGCAGAGCCAACAATGCCTACTCTCAGTCCTCAACCACCACCCAGTCACCCAAACACTGCCCCACCGTTAACACCGTCTCAAGGGCCAAAGTCAACCTCTTCTGCATGCAATAACCAAGTACATAGTCCAGCACCTGGACCAACATTAAAACGACCAGTTTTAGCCTCTAGAGAATGTGAGGATATATATTTAGAAAACGAACAGTCGTTACCTTGGCTATACGATTATTCGACGCAAGAAGCATGGCTCAATCATCCTGTGAAACGTTTTAAGGAATCGAATAACAGTCCGGTTAACGTGCGGAGTAACACTTTGTATCCACCGATGAATTCTCAGGCTCCACAATCTCAGACtccaaaattagaaattaagcaAGAACCAAATGTCGGTGTT ggAGATTGCATTGGAAGAAGATCGGATCCTTACGAGTTTGACGCGACAGGTGAAGAAAACGGTACAAACGTCGATGGACTTAGACGGCAAAGGGAGGATCCTACCAAGCCGGGATCTTTATATACCAGCGAAGGTCTTCAGGCATCCTATAAAGACTTAGACCAAATTTTTGACAATTCCGATCCTGATACTTCTAGTGACGAAACT AACATGAACCAGCCTCAAGTACAAACCCCGCCGGAGTCGAATAGATCCAGTGGATTACACGAAGAAACTAGAGTAGACGCGAACAACAGACACAATAACAGAGGTGTAGGAGTGTTACGACCAGAAGAACTTTCAAAAATGTTTCCTACACCACCGTCACTCGAGCATAATCCGGTTGCTTCGCCTTGCCCGTTAAGCGACCCATTGATGGACCAGACGGAACTTTCTGTACCTCAACGACCACTCAGGCATCTCCCTGACATCTACCCAAACATGGGATCCCCTCAAGAAGAGCCAATCGACGATTGGTCGTACGTGTTCAAACCGGCGGCGATCTGTAAAATGGTTGGTTCTTCCAAGTATGCTCCTTTAACAAATTTACCCAGCCAATCTTTACCGCCCGTTACACTGCCGTCGCACTGCGTGTACAGACCTTCTTGGCAGTGCAATCCTACTTCCAACAATACAGATAAACCGCTACCACCAACCAGACCTGGCTCGGTCCAGCAACAACCACCACCAAGCCCGGCGCCATTAGGAGCGCCGTATCGCTCGGCGACCATCACCGGACGACCACCACCGCCGCCGTACGACCAACCGAGTCCTGCAACCTCTACCACTTCGTCGTATTTGAACAAAAACCTGAACAGTATTGAGGCGGACACGCCGGGACCCGCTCGTGCACCAGAATCGAACTCTCTTATAGTGAATATCCTATTGGGCGATACAGCGCTCAACATTTTTCGCGACCACAATTTCGACAGTTGCAGCCTTTGCGTGTGTAACGCGGGTCCTAAGGTTGTCGGGAACATCAAAGGCGCGGATGCCGGGGTGTATCTGACCCACTCGTGGTCGGCCGGTGCTTTGTACCAGGACGACGATCAGATCAGATGCAGCTGCGGATTTAGCGCGGTTGTGAATCGACGGTTGGCACACAAAGCTGGCCTCTTCTACGAGGACGAGATGGAGATCACCGGGATCGCCGAGGATCCCTcggagaagaagaaaacgtCGTTGGTAGCTGTCGCGTGCGGTGGTGGGAAAACATCGGAAGGTTTAGACGCGATACCGCCTAACGTGTTAGAATTACTCAGAGAACAATGTCTGATCGTGCAGAGTTCCGCGAGCAGCCTGTACAGAGCGTCTAGGATCTACGCAGCGATGAAGAGTTACCCGATGCTCGCGCCAACAGTGAATACCCTTGAGTTCAACGACGGGAACGAAGTGTCGTTGGCGGCCCTCGATCAGGGTAAAATCGACGGTACCCATAACGAGAGGACTAATCGCGTGAACGGTGTGCATCGATGGGTGTTCCTCAGAGCTAAAGGTCCTCAGTGTAGTGGTGATATCGTAAGAATGATGAGGGCACTGCAACCTTTGTTGCAAGACGCTGTACAGAAGAAATGTACCACGCGAATGTGGGAGGCACCGTACACCGTTGCGGGTCCTCTCACCTGGAGGCAGTTCCATCGTTTAGCCGGACGCGGTACCGACGATCGCTGCGAACCTCAACCGATACCCGCGTTGGTTGTCGGTTACGATCGCGACTGGCTATCATTGTCTCCTTACGCGTTGAGCTATTGGGAAAAATTACTTCTAGAACCATACGCCGGGCCCAGGGACGTTGCCTACGTGGTCGTCGCCCCGGACAGCGACTGTGTCGTCAATAAAGTGAAATCGTTTTTCCGTGAACTATCAACTACGTACGAA ATCTGTCGGCTAGGAAGGCATACACCTATCTCGAAAGCACTGCGCGACGGGATTCTTCGCGTAGGGAAATCATCTATGCAGAAGCAAACAAAACAACCGATAGACGACTGGTTTAAACTTTTAGGAGAGAATCAATTGGGAGAACTGTTGCGATTATACGCTCAAGTTTGTAATCATCGATTAGCCCCGTATTTAACGCAAGTTATACAAGATCGAAGTTTGTTAGATCCTGGAGATTCGCAGGCGATCAAtaagcaacaacaacaacagcaaactATACCTGTTACCGACACGATGCCTGCCACGCCTGACGTAATGACCACCAAACCTGAATCTGTTG AGGGAGAAAATCCCAGAAGCGAAACTCCATCGTCGAACACCGCAACAAATACAAATTCTAATACCGGTAATACGACACCAACTTCTCAAACTGCCACGATACCCACTAATACCACGTCGGGTCCAGACGAAGAGGAAGTCGAACCTCCGGCTGTCGTTGTTTATCTAGTAGAACCGTTCTCCCTAGGAGGCCCCGAAGATCCTGATCGTCGAAGGCTCGCAATTCTAGCATTGTTACGTGCATACTCGGCCGCGGTCAATAGTATGCCTGAAAACATTAGGTCCAATATCAACGTTCAG TTAATATCCTTGGAAAGTATAATGGAGTTAGGGCGAGCTAGGGAAAGGCGCAAGATACAGGACGAGATGAGAGCCTTAGCTTTAAACGTGTTTCTGCAGGGTCGACGATTGTTGAACCATAACTCCACGGTAAAAAGTCTAACTGGCTTTGGTACCGCTGCTGCCGCGGATCTTTTCCTTAAGAGTAAAGAC tcTTGTCGTAATACTGTTGCAACTATACATCAGGAACGGAATCGAGCACCGTACCGACTGTACGCACCCGCCTACGTGTTGGCCCCTCTACGGGCCAAGAGCGAAGCACCGGAATCGTTTGGGATCGCCGGACCGGAGGAATGCGCTGTTCTTTATCTTAGCTACTGCCTAAGCGAGGATCAATCTTGGTTACTCGCCGTCGCTACCGACGACAGAGGCGAGATATTCGAAACGGCTACCATCAACATCGACATACCGAACAGGAAGAGAAGGAAACGCGCCTCGGCCAGACGAATCGGATTGCAAAAGTTAATGGATTTCATACTTGGAGTGATGTCCCAAGGT gtaCAACCGTGGAGGTTAGTAGTAGGTCGCGTGGGTCGGATCGGTCACGGAGAATTGAAAGGTTGGAGTTGGTTGTTATCTAGAAAAGCCCTTCTAAAAGCTTCGAAACATCTGAAGGAAATATGCGGCCAGTGTAGTCTTCTTTATCCGTCGGCGGCACCTTGCGTGCTTAGCGCCTGTTTAGTTTCCCTTGAACCAGATTCCACTCTTAGGCTGATGGCTGACCAATTCACACCCGATGAGAGATTTAGCCAGGCGTCGGTAAACTGCCAATTATCCACACCACAAGACGTTACATGTACTCATATTCTCGTCTTTCCCACATCTGCTACCACTCAG TCATCACAGACTGCATTTCAAGAGCAACACATTAACGGACCAGATTTAGGAGACGATGAACTATTCTCAGCGCTGAACGATGATATGCCCGAAGGTATAGAAGGTATGGGAGACTTCAACGATATCTTCAGTGGTGTATGGCCGGAGGCTGGCGCTGGTGGAGGACAGAGCCCTGGTGGTAGTCCGCATCGTCCCGAAGGATCCCCACTGGGTGGAGATGGTGGTGGATCGGGTTTAGGAAATCACGATGGTCCTGGTAGTCCATTTCCGTGTAGCAACACACCAAGA GTAGCAGTTGCTGAACAGGCAGAGGAAGTTGGAACGCTATTACAGCAACCACTTGCTCTTGGTTATCTAGTATCTACTGCACCAACAGGACGAATGCCACCGTGGTTTTGGTCAGCTTGTCCTCATCTTGAGGGTGTTTGCCCCGTGTTCTTGAAGAATGCCTTACATTTGCATAGTCCAGCAATACAGCAGAATAGTGACGATCTGTTGCAACAACAAAGTGCGCTCACTGCTCATCCATTAGACTCGCAGTATACCACCGATGTGCTCAG ATACGTACTGGAGGGATACAATGCATTATCGTGGCTCGCAGTGGATGCGAACACGAAGGATCGTCTATCCTGCTTACCAGTGCACGTGCAAGCGCTCATGCAGCTCTACCATGCGGCGGCAGCTCTCGTCTGA